The Amphiura filiformis chromosome 12, Afil_fr2py, whole genome shotgun sequence genome includes a region encoding these proteins:
- the LOC140165431 gene encoding uncharacterized protein, producing MATKLITTVLWLLVAAGSVLSWTLPELEEALEDDLFQVYRRQHHIIGLPCEGKEFLCNSIPTGVCCNGKCHYTCETLPTKPSTAPLPKDEVIPTKEECQTLITWNVCSWYCPEADDFCQVCKEKYGSSLKWDARR from the exons ATGGCCACCAAACTCATCACCACCGTCCTGTGGTTGCTTGTTGCAGCTGGATCTGTTCTTTCGTGGACATTACCTGAACTGGAGGAAGCGTTGGAAGATGATCTTTTCCAGGTCTATCGAAGACAAC ATCATATCATAGGATTGCCATGTGAAGGGAAGGAGTTTCTTTGTAACTCGATACCTACCGGGGTGTGTTGTAACGGCAAGTGTCACTACACATGTG AGACCCTTCCCACTAAACCTTCGACCGCACCACTACCTAAAGATGAAGTTATACCAACCAAGGAAG AATGTCAAACGCTAATCACATGGAATGTATGTAGCTGGTATTGCCCAGAAGCGGACGACTTTTGCCAAGTTTGCAAGGAGAAGTATGGCTCAA GTCTCAAGTGGGACGCCAGACGGTGA